CGAGGCTGCCGGCGGCGCCGCGCACCAGCTGATTGGCGCGCTCATGGACCAGGCCCGCATCGACGCCATAGACCAGCACCGCCATGATCTGCGGATCCGGCTTGGCGAGGAATCGCTCGATCGTCTTGCCGGTCAATTTCATCGCGGCGGCGCGATCAGCCGGCGATCAGGGCGAGGCCGGCGCCGCGGGTGCTGCCGGTGCTGCCGGTGCTGTCGGGGCCGGCGCCGCGGGTTGGGCGGCCGCGGCGGCCGCCTCCCCGCTCGAGAAGAACAAGGCGAGGCGCGTGCTGATATCGTCGCTCAGCTGCTTGGTGGCACGCCGGCGGACATCCTGCTCCGACGAGAGCGTCGCATACTGCGAGTTCTGGATGTCGTAGCTGAGGCTGCTGCGGCTCTGCGAGGTGAGCAGCGTGCTGCCGCTCTTGATGTCCCGCAGCTTGTAATGCGCCGTCAGGTCGAGGATCGTCCGCGACGCGGTGTTGTTCGGCTCGAGCAGCAGGTCCGCACCGCTTTCCACGATCACGACCTCGAGCACATAGACCGGCTCGGCCGGCTTGCCGGTCGGATTGAGACGGTCGCGCAGCTGATTATAGAGCAGCTGGCCGGTGCGATTGGCGATCGGCGCGATGCGGACATTGGCGAGATCGGCGTTGGTGTTCTGGCTGTCGCTGTGCGTGCCGTAGAGCGGATGGAAACCGCAGCCGCCGAGCGCGCCCGCGACGCCGAGCGCGGCGAGACCGAACAGCCAGCTTCGTCTGCTGTTAGAGAACGACATTGACGATCCGATTGGGCACAACGATCACTTTGCGCGGCGGCTTTCCCTCGAGCAAGCGGCGAATTCGCTCATCGGCCAACGCTTGCGATTCCGCCAGCGCCTTGTCGCAATCGCGCGGCAGCTCGATCGTGGCCCGCAGCTTGCCATTGACCTGGACCGCGACCGTGACGCTGTCCTCGCGCGTCAGATTCGCATCGGCTTTGGGCCAGGGCGCATCGCAGAGCAGGCCCTTGCCCCCCAGGACTTGCCAGATCTCCTCGGCCAGATGCGGCATCATCGGTCCGGCCAGCCGCGCCAGCGCATCATAGGCTTCGCGCAACGCCCAGGGCCTTCCGCCTTCCGGCGTCGCCGTGAAATCCTCCAGCGTGTTGGCGAACTCGTAGAGCCGGGCGACCGCCTTGTTGAAATGGAAAGCCTCGATATCCTGCGTCACCGCGGCCACGGTCTTGTGGGTGGCGCGCCGCAGCGCCGTCGCCTCGTCGTCGAACGCATTCGGCGCAGGTCCCCCCGCCGCCATGCGAGGCAGCGCATCGCCGGTCATGCGCCAGAGCCGTTGTGCGAAGCGCCAGGCGCCCTGCACCCCGGCCTCGGTCCATTCGAGGTCGCGCTCGGGCGGGCTGTCGGAGAGCATGAACCAGCGCGCGGTGTCGGCGCCGTAGGCGTCGATGATGTGGGTCGGATCGACCACGTTCTTCTTCGACTTGCTCATCTTCTCCGAGCGGCCGATCGCGACGGGGTGGCCGTCGGCAACCGCCACGGCCTTGCCGCCTTCCTTGCGGACATCGCTCGGAAACAGCCATTCGCCGTCGACGTCGCGATAGGTCTCGTGACAGACCATGCCTTGCGTGAAGAGCCCGTCGAACGGCTCGTCGATGCCGAGATAGCCGCAGCGCTTGAGCGCGCGGGTGAAGAAGCGCGAATAGAGCAGATGCAGGACCGCATGCTCGACGCCGCCGACATACTGGTCGACGGCGAGCCAATAATCGACATCCGGGCGCTCCATCGCCTGGTCCGAGCGCGGGCTGCAATAGCGCGCGAAATACCAGGAGGATTCGACGAAGGTGTCGAACGTGTCGGTCTCGCGCCGCCCCGGCTTGCCGCAAGTCGGGCAGGCGACATGCTTCCAGGTCGGATGATGGTCGAGCGGATTGCCCGGCTTGTCGAAGGTGACGTCGTCGGGCAGAAGCACCGGCAGCTGGTCCTTCGGCACCGGCACGATGCCGCAGGCCCCGCAATGAATCACCGGGATCGGGCAGCCCCAATAACGCTGGCGCGAGACGCCCCAGTCGCGCAGGCGATAGGCGACCGTGCCCTCGCCCTGGCCCAGTGCCGTCAGCCTGGCGATCGCCGCCTTGAGCGCGCTCGGCACATCCATGCCGTCGAGGAAATCGGAATTGAACAGCGTGCCGTCGCCGACATAGGCCTCGTTGGCGACCGCGAAGGCTTTGGGGTCCTCGCCCCTCGGCAGCACCACCGGCGTCACCGGCAGCTTGTATTTGCGCGCGAAGTCGAGATCGCGCTGGTCATGCGCCGGGCAGCCGAAGATGGCGCCGGAGCCATATTCCATCAGCACGAAATTCGCGACATAGACCGGCAGCGTCCAGCCCGGATCGAACGGATGGATCGCCTTGAGGCCGGTATCGAAGCCCTGCTTCTCCGCGGTCTCGAGCGTGGCCTCGCTGGTGCCCATGCGGTTGCACTCGGCGATGAAGGCAGCGAGCTTCTCGTTCTTCTTGGCCAGTTCCGCCGCCAGCGGATGGTTCGGCGAGAGCGCCACGAAGGAGGCGCCATAGAGCGTGTCGGGCCGGGTCGAGAACACCTCGATGCGCTCTTGCGAATTCTTCACCTTGAAGAAGAAGCGCGCGCCCTCGGAACGGCCGATCCAGTTCTCCTGCATCAGCCGGACCTTGGCGGGCCAGCGCTCGAGCTGGCCCAGCGCCGCCAGCAGCTCGTCGGAATAGGCCGTAATGCGGAAGAACCATTGCGACAAGGTGCGCTTCT
The nucleotide sequence above comes from Hypericibacter terrae. Encoded proteins:
- the lptE gene encoding LPS assembly lipoprotein LptE, yielding MSFSNSRRSWLFGLAALGVAGALGGCGFHPLYGTHSDSQNTNADLANVRIAPIANRTGQLLYNQLRDRLNPTGKPAEPVYVLEVVIVESGADLLLEPNNTASRTILDLTAHYKLRDIKSGSTLLTSQSRSSLSYDIQNSQYATLSSEQDVRRRATKQLSDDISTRLALFFSSGEAAAAAAQPAAPAPTAPAAPAAPAAPASP
- the leuS gene encoding leucine--tRNA ligase; protein product: MTSTRYNFKETERKWQQRWDERKSFAAKRDPQRPKYYVLEMFPYPSGRIHMGHVRNYTLGDVVARYKRAQGFNVLHPMGWDAFGLPAENAAIAQNVHPAKWTYENIATMRGQLKSMGLSLDWDREIATCHPEYYRHEQRMFLEMLEAGLAYRKEAMVNWDPIDQTVLANEQVIDGRGWRSGALVEKRTLSQWFFRITAYSDELLAALGQLERWPAKVRLMQENWIGRSEGARFFFKVKNSQERIEVFSTRPDTLYGASFVALSPNHPLAAELAKKNEKLAAFIAECNRMGTSEATLETAEKQGFDTGLKAIHPFDPGWTLPVYVANFVLMEYGSGAIFGCPAHDQRDLDFARKYKLPVTPVVLPRGEDPKAFAVANEAYVGDGTLFNSDFLDGMDVPSALKAAIARLTALGQGEGTVAYRLRDWGVSRQRYWGCPIPVIHCGACGIVPVPKDQLPVLLPDDVTFDKPGNPLDHHPTWKHVACPTCGKPGRRETDTFDTFVESSWYFARYCSPRSDQAMERPDVDYWLAVDQYVGGVEHAVLHLLYSRFFTRALKRCGYLGIDEPFDGLFTQGMVCHETYRDVDGEWLFPSDVRKEGGKAVAVADGHPVAIGRSEKMSKSKKNVVDPTHIIDAYGADTARWFMLSDSPPERDLEWTEAGVQGAWRFAQRLWRMTGDALPRMAAGGPAPNAFDDEATALRRATHKTVAAVTQDIEAFHFNKAVARLYEFANTLEDFTATPEGGRPWALREAYDALARLAGPMMPHLAEEIWQVLGGKGLLCDAPWPKADANLTREDSVTVAVQVNGKLRATIELPRDCDKALAESQALADERIRRLLEGKPPRKVIVVPNRIVNVVL